A section of the Stenotrophomonas sp. 364 genome encodes:
- a CDS encoding GNAT family N-acetyltransferase, with translation MYTIRRATVDDAPTLSVLATRTFVETFGHLYPAQDLQDFLDEAYAVDRQHIILAHPDYAVWLLERDGVAVGHAAAGPCGLPHPDVQPGDRELKRLYLIKDEQSCGWGSRLLETALDWLERDGPRTLWLGVWSENFGAQRFYARYGFTKVGTYEFPVGSVRDLEFILRRPAGPAR, from the coding sequence ATGTACACCATCCGCCGTGCCACCGTTGACGACGCACCGACCCTGTCGGTGCTGGCCACGCGTACCTTCGTGGAAACCTTCGGCCACCTCTATCCTGCGCAGGACCTGCAGGATTTCCTGGACGAGGCCTATGCGGTCGACCGCCAGCACATCATCCTGGCCCACCCGGATTACGCGGTGTGGCTGCTGGAACGGGACGGCGTGGCGGTCGGCCATGCAGCGGCCGGCCCCTGCGGCCTGCCGCACCCGGACGTGCAGCCGGGCGATCGCGAACTCAAGCGCCTGTACCTGATCAAGGACGAACAGAGCTGCGGTTGGGGCAGCCGGTTGCTGGAAACGGCACTGGACTGGCTCGAACGCGACGGCCCGCGCACGCTGTGGCTGGGCGTGTGGTCGGAGAACTTCGGCGCGCAGCGTTTTTACGCCCGCTACGGCTTCACCAAGGTGGGCACCTACGAATTTCCGGTCGGCAGCGTACGCGACCTGGAGTTCATCCTGCGCCGACCGGCCGGCCCGGCGCGCTGA
- a CDS encoding DNA primase, translated as MSEFAFSLEWEKLGNEGADATLVTERARVFGGWLVRVGTNPAAMALTFVQDGEGRWDGEDFGVEDYEEDEDDLDEEDDEEEEEGEEDEEEYEDEDEEEEEGDEEEDAPHGAQA; from the coding sequence ATGAGCGAATTCGCGTTTTCGTTGGAATGGGAAAAGCTGGGCAATGAAGGCGCCGACGCCACCCTGGTCACCGAACGCGCCCGCGTGTTCGGTGGCTGGCTGGTGCGCGTGGGCACCAATCCCGCCGCCATGGCGTTGACCTTCGTGCAGGACGGCGAAGGGCGCTGGGATGGCGAGGACTTCGGCGTGGAAGACTACGAAGAAGACGAAGACGACCTCGACGAGGAAGACGACGAGGAAGAGGAAGAAGGCGAAGAGGACGAGGAAGAGTACGAGGACGAGGACGAGGAAGAAGAGGAGGGCGACGAGGAAGAAGACGCCCCCCACGGAGCGCAGGCCTGA
- a CDS encoding YebC/PmpR family DNA-binding transcriptional regulator, whose product MGRGPSIENRKNASDAKRGKIFTKIIREIGVAARGGGGDPNNNPRLRVAMDKGLASNMSKDVIERAIKKATGELEGVEYEEIRYEGYAPGGVAVIVDCLTDNRVRTVADVRHAFSKCGGNMGTEGSVAFMFKRVGVLHFAAGANEETITEAAIEAGADDIVVYPEDGAIDVLTAADSYHAVKDAMEAAKLTPDHAELTFRADNDIKVEGDTALQVKKLLDMLEDLDDVQDVFSNADLGADAYA is encoded by the coding sequence ATGGGTAGAGGTCCCTCGATCGAGAACCGCAAAAACGCGTCCGACGCGAAGCGCGGCAAGATTTTCACCAAGATCATCCGCGAGATCGGCGTTGCCGCGCGCGGCGGTGGAGGAGACCCCAACAACAACCCGCGCCTGCGGGTTGCCATGGACAAGGGCCTGGCCTCGAACATGTCCAAGGACGTGATCGAGCGCGCCATCAAGAAGGCCACCGGCGAACTGGAAGGCGTGGAATACGAGGAGATCCGCTACGAGGGCTATGCCCCCGGCGGCGTGGCCGTGATCGTGGACTGCCTGACCGACAACCGCGTGCGCACCGTGGCCGATGTCCGCCACGCGTTCAGCAAGTGCGGCGGCAACATGGGCACCGAAGGCTCGGTGGCCTTCATGTTCAAGCGCGTGGGCGTGCTGCATTTCGCCGCCGGCGCCAATGAAGAGACCATCACCGAGGCGGCCATCGAGGCCGGCGCGGACGACATCGTGGTGTACCCGGAGGACGGCGCGATCGACGTGCTGACCGCTGCCGACAGCTACCACGCGGTCAAGGACGCCATGGAAGCGGCCAAGCTGACCCCGGACCACGCCGAACTGACCTTCCGCGCCGACAACGACATCAAGGTCGAAGGCGACACCGCCCTGCAGGTCAAGAAGCTGCTGGACATGCTGGAAGACCTGGACGACGTGCAGGACGTGTTCTCCAACGCCGACCTCGGCGCGGACGCCTACGCCTGA
- the aspS gene encoding aspartate--tRNA ligase — protein sequence MRTHFCGLVDETLIGQTVTLAGWTDVARNQGGVCFIDLRDHEGIVQVTVEVDNAAVFAVAAGLGYEDVLQVEGVVRARHAVNDKIRTGKVEVIATAITVLNKAEPLPFHAHENPGEETRLKYRYLDLRRPEMQRMQRTRIKLVQALRRHLDATGFQDIETPILTKATPEGARDFLVPARMHPGEFYALPQSPQLFKQILMVAGFDRYYQIARCFRDEALRADRQLEFTQLDMEFAFVRERDVQDFVEDMIRAIFKEVVDVELAASFPRLTWAEAMRRFGSDKPDLRIALELVDVAELVKTSEFPVFTAAANDADGRVAALRIPGGATLSRKQIDEYAAHAAKYGAKGLAYIKIGDTGEVSSPIAKFFSEEAFAALVAHVGAGNGDIVFFGAGGYNKVSDFMGALRLKAGKDFNLVADGWAPLWVTDFPMFEYDDEAQRYVALHHPFTAPAVDDIADLRANAKTAVSRGYDMVLNGNEIGGGSIRIHRSDMQSAVFELLGIGAEEAEAKFGFLLDALRFGAPPHGGIAFGIDRIAALMAGTESIRDVIPFPKTTGAQCLMTGAPSPIPDEQLAEVHIQVRPRKA from the coding sequence ATGCGTACCCACTTCTGTGGCCTGGTCGATGAGACCCTGATTGGCCAAACCGTTACCCTCGCCGGCTGGACCGACGTTGCCCGCAACCAGGGCGGCGTGTGCTTCATCGATCTTCGCGATCATGAAGGCATCGTGCAGGTGACGGTGGAAGTCGACAACGCGGCCGTGTTCGCCGTGGCCGCCGGCCTGGGCTACGAGGATGTGCTGCAGGTGGAAGGCGTGGTGCGTGCGCGCCATGCGGTGAACGACAAGATCCGCACCGGCAAGGTGGAAGTGATCGCCACGGCCATCACGGTGCTCAACAAAGCCGAGCCGCTGCCGTTCCACGCCCACGAGAACCCGGGCGAGGAAACCCGCCTGAAGTACCGCTACCTGGACCTGCGCCGCCCGGAAATGCAGCGCATGCAGCGCACCCGCATCAAGCTGGTGCAGGCGCTGCGCCGCCACCTGGACGCCACCGGCTTCCAGGACATCGAAACCCCGATCCTGACCAAGGCCACCCCGGAAGGCGCCCGCGACTTCCTGGTGCCGGCGCGCATGCACCCGGGTGAGTTCTACGCCCTGCCGCAGAGCCCGCAGCTGTTCAAGCAGATCCTGATGGTGGCCGGCTTCGACCGCTACTACCAGATCGCGCGCTGCTTCCGCGACGAGGCCCTGCGTGCCGACCGCCAGCTGGAATTCACCCAGCTGGACATGGAGTTCGCCTTCGTGCGCGAGCGCGACGTGCAGGACTTCGTCGAAGACATGATCCGCGCCATCTTCAAGGAAGTGGTGGACGTGGAGCTGGCCGCCAGCTTCCCGCGCCTGACCTGGGCCGAGGCGATGCGTCGCTTCGGGTCGGACAAGCCGGACCTGCGCATCGCGCTGGAGCTGGTGGACGTGGCCGAACTGGTCAAGACCAGTGAGTTCCCGGTGTTCACCGCCGCCGCCAACGACGCCGACGGCCGCGTGGCCGCGCTGCGCATCCCCGGCGGTGCCACGCTGAGCCGCAAGCAGATCGACGAGTACGCCGCACATGCCGCCAAGTACGGCGCCAAGGGCCTGGCCTACATCAAGATTGGCGACACCGGTGAAGTCAGCTCGCCGATCGCCAAGTTCTTCAGCGAAGAGGCCTTCGCCGCGCTGGTGGCCCACGTGGGCGCCGGCAACGGCGACATCGTGTTCTTCGGTGCCGGTGGTTACAACAAGGTCTCCGACTTCATGGGCGCCCTGCGCCTGAAGGCCGGCAAGGACTTCAACCTGGTCGCCGACGGGTGGGCCCCGCTGTGGGTCACCGACTTCCCGATGTTCGAGTATGACGACGAAGCCCAGCGCTACGTCGCCCTGCATCACCCCTTCACCGCCCCGGCGGTGGACGACATCGCCGACCTGCGCGCCAACGCCAAGACCGCCGTGTCGCGCGGCTATGACATGGTGCTCAATGGCAACGAGATCGGCGGCGGTTCGATCCGTATCCACCGCTCGGACATGCAGAGCGCGGTGTTCGAGCTGCTGGGCATCGGTGCCGAAGAGGCCGAGGCCAAGTTCGGCTTCCTGCTCGACGCCCTGCGTTTCGGCGCGCCGCCGCACGGTGGCATTGCCTTCGGCATCGACCGCATCGCCGCGCTGATGGCTGGCACCGAGTCGATCCGCGACGTCATTCCGTTCCCGAAGACCACCGGCGCGCAGTGCCTGATGACCGGCGCCCCGTCGCCGATCCCGGACGAGCAGCTGGCCGAAGTGCACATCCAGGTTCGCCCGCGCAAGGCCTGA
- the ruvC gene encoding crossover junction endodeoxyribonuclease RuvC, whose amino-acid sequence MTRILGIDPGSQRTGVGIIDVDATGKVVHVHHLPLVLLGADDFPQRMKLLVLGLNALVEEYRPDEVAIEKVFMARNPDSALKLGQARGAAISAVVMRDLPVSEYAATEIKLAVVGRGGAEKQQVQHMVGLMLNLKTKLQADAADALAVAITHAHVRATAQRLGVNARMAWSRK is encoded by the coding sequence ATGACCCGCATCCTCGGCATCGACCCCGGTTCGCAACGCACCGGGGTGGGCATCATTGATGTGGATGCCACCGGCAAGGTCGTGCACGTGCACCACCTGCCGCTGGTGTTGCTGGGCGCCGACGATTTCCCGCAGCGCATGAAGCTGCTGGTGCTGGGCCTGAACGCCCTGGTCGAGGAATACCGCCCCGACGAAGTGGCGATCGAAAAAGTGTTCATGGCGCGCAACCCCGACTCGGCCCTGAAGCTGGGCCAGGCCCGCGGCGCGGCCATCTCGGCGGTGGTCATGCGCGACCTGCCGGTCAGCGAATACGCGGCCACCGAAATCAAGCTGGCCGTGGTCGGCCGCGGTGGCGCGGAAAAACAACAGGTCCAACACATGGTCGGGCTCATGCTCAACCTGAAAACCAAGCTGCAGGCCGACGCCGCCGATGCGTTGGCCGTGGCGATCACCCACGCCCACGTACGGGCAACGGCGCAGCGCCTGGGCGTCAATGCCCGCATGGCCTGGAGCCGCAAATGA
- the ruvA gene encoding Holliday junction branch migration protein RuvA — MIGRLRGIVAYKAPPWLLIDVNGVGYELEAPMSTFYDLPELGREVTLFTHYAQKEDSVSLYGFLREGERRLFRDVQKVSGIGAKIALAVLSGVSVDEFARMLQAGDITALTRIPGIGKKTAERMVLELRDRAANFGGGGAPLAGAAPATDPVSEATVALQQLGYKPAEAARMARDANAEGDDVATVIRKALQAALR; from the coding sequence ATGATTGGTCGTCTGCGCGGGATCGTGGCCTACAAGGCGCCGCCGTGGCTGCTGATCGACGTCAATGGCGTCGGTTACGAGCTGGAGGCGCCGATGAGCACCTTCTACGACCTGCCCGAGCTGGGCCGCGAGGTCACCCTGTTCACCCACTACGCGCAGAAGGAAGACAGCGTGTCGCTGTACGGCTTCCTGCGCGAGGGCGAGCGCCGCCTGTTCCGCGACGTGCAGAAGGTCAGCGGAATCGGCGCCAAGATCGCGCTGGCGGTGTTGTCGGGTGTGAGCGTGGACGAGTTCGCGCGCATGCTGCAGGCCGGTGACATCACCGCGCTGACCCGCATTCCCGGCATCGGCAAGAAGACCGCCGAGCGCATGGTGCTGGAACTGCGCGACCGCGCAGCCAACTTCGGCGGGGGCGGCGCACCCCTGGCCGGTGCCGCGCCGGCCACCGACCCGGTCTCCGAGGCCACCGTGGCCCTGCAGCAGCTGGGCTACAAGCCGGCCGAGGCCGCGCGCATGGCGCGCGATGCCAACGCCGAGGGCGACGATGTCGCCACCGTCATCCGCAAGGCCCTGCAGGCCGCGCTGCGCTGA
- a CDS encoding alpha/beta fold hydrolase, protein MNPPVLLLHGIWNARAWVGPLAWRLRARGFSVDTFGYSSVFGGPDVAVPQLLERLKGSGPVSLVGHSLGGLVALEALRQQPDLPVSRVVCLGSPLRGSGTARSLADHGWSLALGRSSELLLDGLPAWEGRAQVGLIAGSVPHGLGSLLGAIGEASDGTVALDETHLPGLADHCVVPASHSGLVFSPEAARQTAAFLRDGRFRPDRAAHAA, encoded by the coding sequence ATGAATCCCCCTGTTTTACTGCTTCACGGCATCTGGAATGCGCGCGCGTGGGTGGGCCCGCTGGCCTGGCGGCTGCGCGCACGCGGCTTCAGCGTGGACACCTTCGGTTACTCCAGCGTTTTCGGCGGGCCCGACGTGGCCGTGCCGCAGCTGCTGGAACGGCTCAAGGGCAGCGGCCCGGTCTCGCTGGTCGGACACAGCCTGGGCGGGCTGGTGGCGCTGGAAGCGTTGCGCCAGCAGCCGGACCTGCCAGTGTCGCGGGTGGTCTGCCTGGGCTCGCCGCTGCGCGGCAGCGGCACCGCCCGCTCGCTGGCCGACCACGGCTGGTCGCTGGCGCTCGGGCGCAGCAGCGAATTGCTGCTCGACGGGCTGCCCGCCTGGGAGGGCAGGGCGCAGGTGGGGTTGATTGCCGGATCGGTCCCGCACGGGCTGGGCAGCCTGCTGGGCGCCATTGGCGAGGCCTCCGACGGCACCGTGGCGCTGGATGAGACCCACCTGCCGGGCCTGGCCGACCATTGCGTGGTCCCGGCCAGCCACAGCGGGCTGGTGTTTTCCCCCGAGGCGGCGCGCCAGACCGCCGCCTTCCTGCGCGATGGCCGCTTTCGACCGGACCGCGCCGCCCACGCCGCCTGA